Proteins from one Juglans microcarpa x Juglans regia isolate MS1-56 chromosome 1S, Jm3101_v1.0, whole genome shotgun sequence genomic window:
- the LOC121244262 gene encoding ATPase 10, plasma membrane-type-like: MAEDLAKPLLDPENFNREGIDLERIPLEEVFEQLRTSGRGLSSEDAEARLKIFGPNMLEEKPENKFLKFLSFMWNPLSWVMEAAAIMAIALANGGGQGPDWQDFVGIICLLIINSTISFIEENNAGNAAAALMARLAPKTKVLRDGQWQEQDAAILVPGDIISIKLGDIIPADARLLEGDPLKIDQSALTGESLPVTKRTGDEVFSGSTCKQGEIEAVVIATGVNSFFGKAAHLVDSTEVVGHFQQVLTAIGNFCICSIAVGMILEIIVMFPVQHRSYRDGINNLLVLLIGGIPIAMPTVLSVTLAIGSHRLSQQGAITKRMTAIEEMAGMDVLCSDKTGTLTLNRLTVDRNLIEVFNKDMDKDMVVLLAARASRLENQDAIDAAIVNMLSDPKEARSDIEVVHFLPFNPVDKRTAITYIDSDGNWHRASKGAPEQILNLCQEKQEIAGKVHAIIDKFAERGLRSLGVAYQAVPERTKEAPGGPWTFCGLLPLFDPPRHDSAETIRRALNLGVNVKMITGDQLAIAKETGRRLGMGTNMYPSSSLLGRDKDENEALPVNELIEKADGFAGVFPEHKYEIVKILQEKKHVVGMTGDGVNDAPALKKADIGIAVADATDAARSASDIVLTEPGLSVIVSAVLTSRAIFQRMKNYTIYAVSITIRIVLGFVLLALIWEYDFPPFMVLIIAILNDGTIMTIAQDRVKPSPMPDSWKLTEIFATGIVIGTYLALVTVLFYWVVVGTTFFETHFNVRSLSSNSEEVSSAVYLQVSIISQALIFVTRSQGWSFLERPGTLLMCAFVVAQLVATVIAVYANISFAYISGIGWGWAGVIWLYSLVFYVPLDIIKFIVRYAWSGEAWNLLFDRKTAFTSKKDYGKEDRAAKWILSQRSLQGLMSSELEKNGKRSSLIAEQARRRAEIARLGEIHTLRGHVESVVRLKNLDLNLIKSAHTV; the protein is encoded by the exons ATGGCTGAAGATTTGGCGAAACCATTGCTAGATCCTGAGAACTTCAATCGAGAAGGGATTGATTTG GAGCGCATACCGTTAGAAGAAGTTTTTGAACAACTTAGAACATCAGGACGAGGACTATCATCAGAAGATGCTGAAGCCCGACTGAAGATTTTTGGCCCAAACATGCTGGAAGAGAAGCCA GagaacaaatttttgaaatttctaaGTTTTATGTGGAATCCCTTGTCATGGGTTATGGAAGCTGCAGCAATAATGGCAATTGCCCTTGCCAATGGCGGA GGGCAGGGTCCTGACTGGCAGGACTTTGTAGGGATCATTTGCCTACTGATAATCAATTCAACAATCAGTTTTATTGAGGAAAATAACGCAGGGAATGCTGCAGCAGCACTTATGGCTCGTTTAGCTCCTAAAACAAAG GTTCTCAGAGATGGGCAGTGGCAAGAGCAAGATGCAGCTATCTTGGTACCAGGAGATATAATTAGCATAAAGCTTGGAGATATCATTCCTGCTGATGCTCGCCTGCTTGAAGGAGACCCACTAAAGATTGACCAG TCAGCCCTTACTGGAGAATCTCTACCCGTCACTAAGAGGACTGGTGATGAAGTATTTTCTGGTTCAACGTGTAAGCAAGGAGAGATTGAAGCTGTAGTGATAGCAACTGGAGTAAACTCCTTTTTCGGAAAAGCAGCACATTTAGTTGACAGCACTGAAGTTGTCGGCCATTTCCAACAG GTCCTTACCGCCATTGGGAATTTCTGCATTTGCTCTATAGCTGTGGGAATGATTCTTGAAATCATTGTGATGTTCCCTGTACAGCATCGTTCATACAGGGATGGAATCAACAATCTTCTCGTTCTATTAATTGGAGGAATACCCATAGCTATGCCAACAGTATTATCCGTGACACTTGCTATTGGTTCTCATCGACTATCTCAACAG GGTGCCATAACAAAAAGGATGACAGCAATTGAAGAAATGGCAGGAATGGATGTCCTTTGCAGTGATAAAACTGGAACTCTGACACTGAATCGCCTCACTGTTGATCGGAACCTTATCGAG GTTTTTAACAAAGATATGGACAAAGACATGGTTGTCTTGCTTGCAGCGAGAGCATCAAGGCTGGAAAATCAAGATGCTATTGATGCGGCCATCGTTAACATGCTGTCTGATCCAAAAGAG GCACGTTCAGATATCGAGGTAGTGCATTTCCTTCCATTCAATCCAGTGGACAAACGTACTGCAATTACGTACATTGATTCTGATGGTAACTGGCATCGTGCCAGCAAAGGTGCTCCCGAACAG ATTCTAAATCTTTGCCAAGAGAAACAAGAGATTGCTGGAAAAGTGCATGCTATCATTGACAAATTTGCTGAAAGGGGCTTACGATCTCTAGGAGTTGCTTATCAG GCAGTTCCGGAAAGAACTAAGGAGGCTCCTGGAGGTCCCTGGACATTTTGTGGGTTGTTACCCTTGTTTGATCCTCCAAGACATGATAGTGCTGAGACCATCCGCAGAGCACTTAACCTTGGAGTCAATGTTAAGATGATTACAG GTGATCAGTTGGCAATTGCAAAGGAGACGGGCAGACGACTTGGTATGGGAACAAATATGTACCCCTCTTCTTCATTGTTGGGCCGTGACAAAGATGAAAATGAAGCTCTTCCAGTGAATGAGCTTATTGAAAAGGCAGATGGCTTTGCTGGTGTATTCCCTG AACATAAGTAcgaaattgtgaaaattttacaagaaaaaaagcaTGTGGTTGGAATGACTGGAGATGGTGTGAATGATGCACCTGCGCTAAAGAAAGCAGATATCGGAATAGCAGTGGCAGATGCTACAGATGCTGCAAGAAGTGCTTCCGATATAGTCTTAACTGAACCTGGCTTAAGTGTGATTGTCAGTGCTGTTTTAACTAGCAGAGCGATATTCCAAAGAATGAAGAATTATACA ATATATGCTGTCTCCATAACCATAAGGATTGTG CTAGGTTTTGTGCTTCTAGCCTTGATATGGGAATATGACTTCCCACCTTTCATGGTTCTGATAATAGCAATACTGAATGATG GGACCATCATGACAATTGCTCAAGATCGGGTAAAGCCTTCTCCCATGCCTGACAGTTGGAAGCTCACTGAAATATTTGCAACCGGAATTGTCATTGGCACATATCTTGCCCTGGTTACTGTTCTGTTTTACTGGGTTGTAGTGGGCACCACTTTTTTTGag ACACACTTCAACGTAAGATCCTTGTCTAGCAACAGTGAGGAAGTTTCATCAGCTGTATATTTGCAAGTTAGCATCATCAGCCAGGCTCTCATATTTGTTACACGCAGTCAGGGGTGGTCGTTTCTAGAGAGGCCCGGAACTCTGTTGATGTGTGCATTTGTGGTTGCTCAACTG GTGGCAACTGTAATTGCGGTCTATGCAAATATTAGCTTTGCTTACATCAGTGGAATTGGATGGGGATGGGCTGGTGTTATATGGTTATATAGTTTGGTCTTCTATGTACCGCTGGATATAATCAAGTTCATAGTGCGCTACGCATGGAGTGGAGAGGCTTGGAATCTCTTATTTGATAGAAAG ACAGCTTTTACTTCTAAGAAAGATTACGGAAAGGAAGACAGGGCAGCCAAGTGGATACTTTCTCAAAGAAGTCTGCAAGGATTGATGTCTTCAGAATTGGAGAAAAATGGGAAGCGATCTTCTTTGATTGCTGAACAGGCTAGGCGGCGTGCTGAAATAGCCAG GCTAGGGGAGATACACACTCTGAGAGGACATGTAGAGTCTGTAGTGAGGCTTAAGAATTTGGACTTGAATTTGATCAAGTCGGCTCATACAGTCtga
- the LOC121244269 gene encoding (R)-mandelonitrile lyase-like isoform X1 → MARPIFFWLRLFSLLMFFGAVVSNDRLLLPLQPPHQDPSYLKFMFNATELPSEDYYDYIIVGGGTAGCPLAATLSHKYKVLVLERGGVAYGEPNLMNREGFLTTLMEADAFVSPAQAFTSEDGVPNARGRVLGGSSAINAGFYSRADPGFYHNSGVHWNLKVVNQSYEWVERAIVFRPELKNWQSAIRDGLLEAGVDPYNGFSLDHLVGTKIGGSTFDKTGKRHTAADLLRYAKPSNIKVAVYATVERVLLASSSERAGSRQSAIGVVYRDRHGMYHHAMVSKQGEVILSAGAIGSPQLLLLSGIGPRPYLSSWGIPVAHHLPHVGQYLYDNPRNGISFVTPIPLEHSLIQVVGITESGAYIEAASNVIPFASPPRSIFIQTPSAPLYLPVATLMEKIIGPLSCGSLRLASTDVRVSPIVRFNYFQNRVDLERCVNGTRKIGDVLRSRSLEDFKFRNWVGGHDFRFVGPALPVDQSNQHQMEDFCRRTVSTIWHYHGGCVVGKVVDGDFRVLGIDGLRVVDGSAIGVSPGTNPQATILMLGRYVGLKIMRERKKIHK, encoded by the exons ATGGCGAGACCCATTTTCTTTTGGCTACGGTTATTTTCACTTTTGATGTTCTTCGGTGCGGTTGTTTCTAATGATAGACTACTACTACCACTACAGCCGCCTCACCAAG ACCCTAGTTACCTCAAATTTATGTTCAATGCTACCGAACTCCCATCCGAAGACTACTATGATTACATCATTGTTGGGGGCGGCACAGCTGGGTGCCCATTGGCTGCAACACTGTCGCATAAATACAAAGTACTGGTGCTCGAACGAGGCGGTGTTGCCTATGGAGAGCCCAATTTGATGAACCGCGAAGGTTTCTTGACCACGCTCATGGAAGCCGATGCGTTCGTCTCCCCTGCCCAAGCCTTCACATCCGAAGATGGGGTCCCCAATGCCCGAGGACGGGTTCTCGGAGGCAGCAGTGCGATAAATGCAGGGTTCTATAGCCGAGCTGATCCGGGGTTTTATCACAACTCGGGTGTGCATTGGAATCTCAAAGTTGTGAACCAGTCCTATGAGTGGGTTGAGAGGGCGATTGTGTTTAGACCAGAGCTCAAGAATTGGCAATCGGCAATTCGAGATGGATTATTAGAAGCTGGTGTTGATCCCTATAACGGGTTTAGTTTGGATCACCTGGTGGGAACCAAGATTGGTGGTTCGACTTTCGACAAAACTGGGAAGAGACACACTGCAGCCGATCTTCTGAGGTATGCGAAACCTTCTAATATTAAAGTTGCCGTTTATGCAACTGTGGAAAGAGTACTACTGGCTTCATCTTCAGAGCGCGCGGGCTCGAGGCAATCAGCAATCGGAGTTGTTTATCGTGATCGTCATGGGATGTATCACCACGCGATGGTAAGCAAACAAGGTGAGGTGATCCTTTCTGCTGGCGCCATTGGAAGCCCACAGCTACTGCTGTTGAGTGGCATTGGTCCCCGGCCTTATCTATCGTCTTGGGGAATTCCGGTGGctcatcatcttcctcatgtTGGACAGTACCTTTACGACAATCCCAGGAATGGCATCTCATTTGTAACACCAATTCCACTAGAACACTCACTGATACAAGTGGTTGGAATCACCGAGTCCGGGGCTTACATCGAAGCAGCTTCCAATGTCATCCCTTTTGCATCCCCTCCTCGCTCCATATTCATACAGACACCGTCCGCCCCTCTGTATCTCCCTGTGGCTACTCTCATGGAGAAGATTATTGGGCCACTTTCATGTGGATCACTGAGACTAGCTTCAACAGATGTCAGGGTGAGTCCAATTGTTCGATTCAATTATTTTCAGAACCGAGTGGACCTCGAACGTTGTGTGAATGGCACACGCAAGATTGGTGATGTGCTGAGGAGCCGGTCCTTGGAGGATTTCAAGTTTAGGAACTGGGTTGGTGGTCATGATTTCAGGTTTGTGGGACCTGCATTGCCTGTTGACCAATCTAACCAACATCAGATGGAAGATTTCTGCCGCCGCACAGTTAGTACCATATGGCACTACCACGGGGGCTGTGTTGTGGGGAAGGTTGTTGATGGCGACTTTCGGGTCTTAGGTATCGATGGACTCCGAGTTGTTGATGGGTCGGCGATTGGAGTGTCGCCGGGGACAAATCCTCAGGCCACTATATTGATGTTGGGACG ATATGTTGGGCTGAAGATAATGAGAGAGCGGAAGAAGATACATAAATGA
- the LOC121244286 gene encoding mitogen-activated protein kinase kinase 5-like, which yields MRPVQPPPGVGGSGNRGLKARRRQDLTLPLPQRNLSLAVPLPLPPSSSNSSANSGTSSNHSNGCNTIHFSELKRANHIGSGSGGTVYKVIHSPTGRLYALKVIYGTHEDSVRLQICREIEILRDVNNPNVVKCHDMFDHNGEIQVLLEFMDGGSLEGKHIPREPDLADHARQILSGLAYLHRRHIVHRDIKPSNLLIDSQNHVKIADFGVGRILAQTMDPCNSAVGTIAYMSPERINTDLNHGQYDGYAGDIWSFGVSILEFYMGKFPFAVARQGDWATLMCAICMSQPPEAPPTASREFRHFIACCLQREPGRRWTASQLLTHPFVMQRNHTQSQVHQNLHQLLPPPRPLSY from the coding sequence ATGAGACCGGTCCAACCCCCACCTGGCGTCGGCGGCAGTGGCAATCGAGGGCTAAAGGCACGTAGGCGGCAGGACCTAACCCTACCCCTCCCACAGCGGAACCTATCACTAGCCGTCCCTCTCCCTCTACCCCCATCCTCCTCTAATTCTTCCGCTAACTCGGGCACGTCGTCGAATCACTCTAACGGCTGCAACACGATCCACTTCTCGGAGCTGAAGCGAGCCAACCACATCGGGAGCGGTAGCGGCGGCACCGTctacaaagtgatccacagccCCACGGGCCGCCTCTACGCCCTCAAGGTCATTTACGGGACCCACGAGGACTCGGTGCGCCTCCAGATCTGCCGTGAGATCGAGATTCTCCGCGACGTCAACAACCCCAACGTCGTCAAGTGCCACGACATGTTCGACCACAACGGCGAGATCCAGGTCCTCCTCGAATTCATGGACGGCGGCTCCCTCGAGGGGAAACACATCCCCCGCGAGCCCGACCTCGCGGATCATGCCCGCCAGATACTCTCCGGCCTCGCCTATCTCCACCGCCGTCACATCGTCCATCGCGACATCAAGCCCTCCAATCTCCTAATCGACTCCCAAAATCATGTTAAGATCGCCGATTTCGGAGTCGGTAGGATTCTCGCGCAGACTATGGACCCCTGCAACTCCGCTGTGGGGACCATTGCGTACATGAGCCCCGAGAGGATTAACACGGATCTAAACCACGGCCAATACGACGGGTACGCGGGTGATATTTGGAGCTTTGGGGTGAGCATCCTGGAATTTTATATGGGGAAATTCCCCTTCGCAGTTGCGAGGCAGGGTGATTGGGCCACCTTGATGTGCGCCATTTGTATGTCCCAACCACCCGAGGCCCCGCCCACAGCTTCCAGAGAGTTTCGGCACTTCATTGCCTGTTGTTTGCAGAGGGAGCCGGGTCGTCGCTGGACCGCCTCGCAGTTATTGACGCATCCTTTCGTTATGCAGAGAAACCACACCCAAAGCCAGGTTcatcagaatctccatcaacttTTACCTCCTCCACGCCCGCTTTCTTATTag
- the LOC121244269 gene encoding (R)-mandelonitrile lyase-like isoform X2 has product MFNATELPSEDYYDYIIVGGGTAGCPLAATLSHKYKVLVLERGGVAYGEPNLMNREGFLTTLMEADAFVSPAQAFTSEDGVPNARGRVLGGSSAINAGFYSRADPGFYHNSGVHWNLKVVNQSYEWVERAIVFRPELKNWQSAIRDGLLEAGVDPYNGFSLDHLVGTKIGGSTFDKTGKRHTAADLLRYAKPSNIKVAVYATVERVLLASSSERAGSRQSAIGVVYRDRHGMYHHAMVSKQGEVILSAGAIGSPQLLLLSGIGPRPYLSSWGIPVAHHLPHVGQYLYDNPRNGISFVTPIPLEHSLIQVVGITESGAYIEAASNVIPFASPPRSIFIQTPSAPLYLPVATLMEKIIGPLSCGSLRLASTDVRVSPIVRFNYFQNRVDLERCVNGTRKIGDVLRSRSLEDFKFRNWVGGHDFRFVGPALPVDQSNQHQMEDFCRRTVSTIWHYHGGCVVGKVVDGDFRVLGIDGLRVVDGSAIGVSPGTNPQATILMLGRYVGLKIMRERKKIHK; this is encoded by the exons ATGTTCAATGCTACCGAACTCCCATCCGAAGACTACTATGATTACATCATTGTTGGGGGCGGCACAGCTGGGTGCCCATTGGCTGCAACACTGTCGCATAAATACAAAGTACTGGTGCTCGAACGAGGCGGTGTTGCCTATGGAGAGCCCAATTTGATGAACCGCGAAGGTTTCTTGACCACGCTCATGGAAGCCGATGCGTTCGTCTCCCCTGCCCAAGCCTTCACATCCGAAGATGGGGTCCCCAATGCCCGAGGACGGGTTCTCGGAGGCAGCAGTGCGATAAATGCAGGGTTCTATAGCCGAGCTGATCCGGGGTTTTATCACAACTCGGGTGTGCATTGGAATCTCAAAGTTGTGAACCAGTCCTATGAGTGGGTTGAGAGGGCGATTGTGTTTAGACCAGAGCTCAAGAATTGGCAATCGGCAATTCGAGATGGATTATTAGAAGCTGGTGTTGATCCCTATAACGGGTTTAGTTTGGATCACCTGGTGGGAACCAAGATTGGTGGTTCGACTTTCGACAAAACTGGGAAGAGACACACTGCAGCCGATCTTCTGAGGTATGCGAAACCTTCTAATATTAAAGTTGCCGTTTATGCAACTGTGGAAAGAGTACTACTGGCTTCATCTTCAGAGCGCGCGGGCTCGAGGCAATCAGCAATCGGAGTTGTTTATCGTGATCGTCATGGGATGTATCACCACGCGATGGTAAGCAAACAAGGTGAGGTGATCCTTTCTGCTGGCGCCATTGGAAGCCCACAGCTACTGCTGTTGAGTGGCATTGGTCCCCGGCCTTATCTATCGTCTTGGGGAATTCCGGTGGctcatcatcttcctcatgtTGGACAGTACCTTTACGACAATCCCAGGAATGGCATCTCATTTGTAACACCAATTCCACTAGAACACTCACTGATACAAGTGGTTGGAATCACCGAGTCCGGGGCTTACATCGAAGCAGCTTCCAATGTCATCCCTTTTGCATCCCCTCCTCGCTCCATATTCATACAGACACCGTCCGCCCCTCTGTATCTCCCTGTGGCTACTCTCATGGAGAAGATTATTGGGCCACTTTCATGTGGATCACTGAGACTAGCTTCAACAGATGTCAGGGTGAGTCCAATTGTTCGATTCAATTATTTTCAGAACCGAGTGGACCTCGAACGTTGTGTGAATGGCACACGCAAGATTGGTGATGTGCTGAGGAGCCGGTCCTTGGAGGATTTCAAGTTTAGGAACTGGGTTGGTGGTCATGATTTCAGGTTTGTGGGACCTGCATTGCCTGTTGACCAATCTAACCAACATCAGATGGAAGATTTCTGCCGCCGCACAGTTAGTACCATATGGCACTACCACGGGGGCTGTGTTGTGGGGAAGGTTGTTGATGGCGACTTTCGGGTCTTAGGTATCGATGGACTCCGAGTTGTTGATGGGTCGGCGATTGGAGTGTCGCCGGGGACAAATCCTCAGGCCACTATATTGATGTTGGGACG ATATGTTGGGCTGAAGATAATGAGAGAGCGGAAGAAGATACATAAATGA